In Nicotiana tabacum cultivar K326 chromosome 11, ASM71507v2, whole genome shotgun sequence, a single window of DNA contains:
- the LOC142166046 gene encoding uncharacterized protein LOC142166046: MDIHLKFWEKAMERRARRSVSILENQFEFMPGRSIAEAIHLVRRLTEHYRERKNDLHMIFIDLEKTHDKVPRKVLWRCLEISGVPVAYIRVIKDIYDGSKTRVRTVGGDLD, encoded by the coding sequence atggatatacatttAAAGTTTTGGGAGAAGGCAATGGAGAGGAGAGCGAGAAGGAGTGTGTCTATTTTGGAGAACCAGTTTGAATTCATGCCAGGACGGTCAATTGCAGAAGCCATTCACCTAGTGAGGAGGTTGACGGAACATTATAGGGAGAGGAAGAATGATTTGCATATGATATTTATTGACTTAGAAAAAACCCACGATAAAGTCCCTaggaaggttttatggagatgtCTGGAGATTAGCGGTGTTCCGGTAgcgtacattagggtgattaaggatataTATGATGGATCTAAGACTCGAGTGAGGACTGTGGGAGGTGACTTGGATTAA
- the LOC107808635 gene encoding isopentenyl-diphosphate Delta-isomerase I-like: MGDVEADANMDAVQRRLMFEDECILVDENDQVVGHDTKYNCHLMERIESLNLLHRAFSVFLFNSKYELLLQQRSATKVTFPLVWTNTCCSHPLYRESELIEENALGVRNAAQRKLLDELGIPAEDVPVDQFTPLGRMLYKAPSDGKWGEHELDYLLFIVRDVNVNPNPDEVADIKYVNQEQLKELLRKADAGEDGLKLSPWFRLVVDNFLFKWWDHVEKGTIQEAADMKTIHKLT; the protein is encoded by the exons ATGGGTGATGTTGAAGCTGATGCCAATATGGACGCTGTCCAACGCCGTCTCATGTTTGAAGACGA ATGTATTTTGGTGGATGAGAATGACCAGGTTGTTGGGCATGACACCAAGTACAATT GTCATTTGATGGAAAGGATTGAATCTTTGAATTTGCTGCACAGAGCTTTCAGTGTATTTCTTTTCAACTCGAAGTATGAGCTTCTTCTTCAG CAACGATCTGCAACAAAGGTAACCTTTCCTTTGGTATGGACGAACACATGCTGCAGCCATCCGCTCTACCGAGAGTCTGAGCTAATTGAGGAGAATGCTCTTG GTGTAAGAAACGCAGCACAAAGGAAGCTTCTTGATGAATTGGGTATTCCAGCTGAAGATGTCCCAGTTGACCAGTTCACGCCATTGGGCCGTATGCTTTACAAGGCACCATCTGATGGAAAGTGGGGAGAGCATGAAC TTGATTATCTTCTATTCATCGTCCGTGATGTTAATGTGAACCCGAACCCGGATGAAGTTGCTGATATCAAATATGTGAACCAAGAACAACTGAAAGAACTTTTGAGGAAAGCAGATGCAGGTGAGGACGGTTTGAAGCTATCTCCTTGGTTCAGACTAGTCGTCGACAACTTCTTGTTCAAGTGGTGGGACCATGTTGAGAAGGGGACTATCCAGGAAGCTGCTGATATGAAAACCATTCACAAGTTGACTTAA